Proteins encoded in a region of the Vicia villosa cultivar HV-30 ecotype Madison, WI linkage group LG5, Vvil1.0, whole genome shotgun sequence genome:
- the LOC131603189 gene encoding stress enhanced protein 2, chloroplastic, which yields MASTTRITHCQLRPPTPSSRPLPEKPGPVQFSIPKPKPTEPEGVNTNILLQPRLCTLRSYGSDPIGAIIKTRKENTQVSDDVSSFFATLSEYIESSKKSQDFEIISGRLAMMVFAATVTVELVTGNSVFRKMDIAGITEAGGVCLGAVTFAALFAWFSSARSKVDRIFTVSYNSFIDSLIDQIVDGLFYDEEI from the exons GCATCTACCACGCGCATCACTCACTGCCAGCTCCGCCCGCCCACACCATCCTCACGTCCTCTCCCCGAAAAACCCGGTCCGGTTCAATTCTCCATCCCAAAACCCAAACCAACCGAACCAGAAGGCGTCAACACAAACATCCTTCTGCAGCCGCGGCTCTGCACTCTCAGATCGTACGGTTCCGATCCAATCGGCGCCATAATCAAAACTCGCAAAGAAAATACACAAGTTAGCGATGACGTGTCCTCCTTCTTCGCCACACTTTCAGAATATATTGAGAGTTCCAAGAAAAGCCAAGATTTCGAAATTATCTCCGGTCGTCTCGCCATG ATGGTGTTTGCGGCGACGGTTACGGTGGAGCTGGTGACCGGAAACTCGGTGTTCAGGAAAATGGACATTGCAGGAATAACGGAGGCCGGTGGAGTTTGTTTAGGCGCGGTTACTTTCGCGGCTTTGTTTGCTTGGTTTTCAAGTGCGCGTTCCAAAGTGGATCGAATCTTTACCGTCAGCTACAATTCGTTCATTGATTCGCTAATTGATCAAATCGTCGACGGTTTATTCTATGATGAAGAAATCTGA